The Triticum aestivum cultivar Chinese Spring chromosome 3A, IWGSC CS RefSeq v2.1, whole genome shotgun sequence genome includes a region encoding these proteins:
- the LOC123062317 gene encoding DNA-(apurinic or apyrimidinic site) endonuclease, chloroplastic isoform X2, whose translation MQLLLRCGSLLRLYERSGGLPRTNYSCRKLVIPILNVMSERTRITYSRRAVSKNSEIKKDEQTVIEKEDDTESTLEIERIRGDPSMLQSMTVKELKELTRRMGVAARGNKKDLVSALMESLGKEGASTIEQIGPSEVPSKRKGAASVVVEQKLETSEVISATPSKRSRTKQKSIKGTTPEENPVTTVKINKTSHKKETVVANGAIAKAGLGLNVDGAEPWTVLVHKKPQAEWIPYNPKVMRPPPLSKDTRALKILSWNVNGLKALVKNRGFSVHELAQREDFDVLCLQETKIQEKDVDVIKESLLEGYTNSFWTCSVSKLGYSGTAIISRVKPLSIKYGLGVPDHDTEGRIVTVEFDDFYLLTAYVPNSGDGLKRLTYRVTEWDPCLGNYMKELEKSKPVILTGDLNCAHQEIDIHDPAGNSRSAGFTKEERKSFETNFLSKGFVDTFRKQHPDVVGYSYWGYRHNCRKTNRGWRLDYFLVSESIAERVHDSYILPDVSASDHSPLGLILKL comes from the exons ATGCAGCTGCTCCTGCGCTGTGGCTCTCTCCTCCGTCTCTACGA GCGTAGCGGTGGGCTTCCAAGAACAAATTACAGTTGCAGAAAATTAGTGATTCCAATACTAAACGTGATGAGTGAGAGGACGCGGATTACCTATTCACGTAGAGCTGTGTCTAAGAACAGTGAGATCAAGAAAGATGAACAAACAGTCATAGAAAAG GAAGATGACACTGAAAGCACATTGGAGATAGAGCGAATCAGAGGTGACCCTAGTATGCTCCAATCCATGACAGTGAAAGAACTCAAGGAACTCACAAG GAGGATGGGAGTTGCTGCGAGAGGTAACAAGAAAGATTTGGTATCAGCTCTGATGGAATCTCTGG GTAAAGAGGGAGCATCAACCATTGAGCAGATTGGCCCATCAGAAGTACCTTCAAAAAGAAAAGGTGCCGCTTCAGTAGTGGTTGAACAAAAGCTAGAAACTTCTGAAGTTATTTCCGCAACTCCTAGCAAGAGAAGTAGAACCAAGCAGAAATCAATTAAGGGCACCACTCCGGAGGAGAACCCTGTGACTACTGTCAAGATAAATAAAACATCACACAAGAAGGAAACAGTTGTTG CCAATGGTGCTATTGCAAAGGCGGGGTTGGGTCTTAATGTGGATGGTGCAGAGCCTTGGACTGTACTTGTACACAAGAAGCCACAGGCTGAGTGGATTCCATACAATCCTAAGGTCATGAGGCCTCCACCCCTTAGCAAGGATACAAGGGCGCTAAAGATTCTATCATGGAATGTCAATGGACTGAAAGCTCTAGTAAAAAATAGGGGCTTCTCTGTTCATGAGTTAGCACAGAGGGAGGATTTTGATGTGCTATGCCTGCAAGAAACGAAAATTCAG GAGAAAGATGTTGACGTCATCAAGGAAAGTCTACTTGAAGGGTATACCAATAGTTTCTGGACATGTAGTGTGTCAAAGCTTGGCTATTCAGGGACTGCCATAATTTCACGG GTGAAACCACTTTCTATCAAGTATGGGCTTGGTGTACCAGACCATGATACAGAAGGGAGGATTGTGACGGTGGAATTTGATGATTTTTACTTGCTAACCGCTTATGTGCCGAATTCCGGTGATGGTCTCAAAAGATTG ACTTACAGAGTCACAGAGTGGGATCCATGCCTTGGTAACTACATGAAA GAATTGGAAAAATCGAAACCTGTCATACTAACTGGTGATCTTAACTGTGCGCATCAGGAGATTGATATACATGATCCTGCT GGAAATAGTAGAAGTGCCGGCTTCACAAAAGAAGAAAGGAAATCGTTCGAGACTAATTTTCTGTCCAAAGGGTTCGTGGATACGTTTCGGAAACAGCACCCTGATGTTGTTGGATATAGCTACTGGGGTTATAGGCATAATTGCCGGAAGACTAATAGAG GTTGGCGCCTGGATTACTTCCTCGTGTCGGAGTCCATCGCAGAAAGAGTCCACGACTCATACATCCTCCCAGACGTTTCTGCCAGTGACCACAGCCCACTCGGCCTCATACTGAAGCTCTAG
- the LOC123062317 gene encoding DNA-(apurinic or apyrimidinic site) endonuclease, chloroplastic isoform X1, with the protein MQLLLRCGSLLRLYERSGGLPRTNYSCRKLVIPILNVMSERTRITYSRRAVSKNSEIKKDEQTVIEKEDDTESTLEIERIRGDPSMLQSMTVKELKELTRRMGVAARGNKKDLVSALMESLGEEVIGKEGASTIEQIGPSEVPSKRKGAASVVVEQKLETSEVISATPSKRSRTKQKSIKGTTPEENPVTTVKINKTSHKKETVVANGAIAKAGLGLNVDGAEPWTVLVHKKPQAEWIPYNPKVMRPPPLSKDTRALKILSWNVNGLKALVKNRGFSVHELAQREDFDVLCLQETKIQEKDVDVIKESLLEGYTNSFWTCSVSKLGYSGTAIISRVKPLSIKYGLGVPDHDTEGRIVTVEFDDFYLLTAYVPNSGDGLKRLTYRVTEWDPCLGNYMKELEKSKPVILTGDLNCAHQEIDIHDPAGNSRSAGFTKEERKSFETNFLSKGFVDTFRKQHPDVVGYSYWGYRHNCRKTNRGWRLDYFLVSESIAERVHDSYILPDVSASDHSPLGLILKL; encoded by the exons ATGCAGCTGCTCCTGCGCTGTGGCTCTCTCCTCCGTCTCTACGA GCGTAGCGGTGGGCTTCCAAGAACAAATTACAGTTGCAGAAAATTAGTGATTCCAATACTAAACGTGATGAGTGAGAGGACGCGGATTACCTATTCACGTAGAGCTGTGTCTAAGAACAGTGAGATCAAGAAAGATGAACAAACAGTCATAGAAAAG GAAGATGACACTGAAAGCACATTGGAGATAGAGCGAATCAGAGGTGACCCTAGTATGCTCCAATCCATGACAGTGAAAGAACTCAAGGAACTCACAAG GAGGATGGGAGTTGCTGCGAGAGGTAACAAGAAAGATTTGGTATCAGCTCTGATGGAATCTCTGGGTGAGGAAGTAATTG GTAAAGAGGGAGCATCAACCATTGAGCAGATTGGCCCATCAGAAGTACCTTCAAAAAGAAAAGGTGCCGCTTCAGTAGTGGTTGAACAAAAGCTAGAAACTTCTGAAGTTATTTCCGCAACTCCTAGCAAGAGAAGTAGAACCAAGCAGAAATCAATTAAGGGCACCACTCCGGAGGAGAACCCTGTGACTACTGTCAAGATAAATAAAACATCACACAAGAAGGAAACAGTTGTTG CCAATGGTGCTATTGCAAAGGCGGGGTTGGGTCTTAATGTGGATGGTGCAGAGCCTTGGACTGTACTTGTACACAAGAAGCCACAGGCTGAGTGGATTCCATACAATCCTAAGGTCATGAGGCCTCCACCCCTTAGCAAGGATACAAGGGCGCTAAAGATTCTATCATGGAATGTCAATGGACTGAAAGCTCTAGTAAAAAATAGGGGCTTCTCTGTTCATGAGTTAGCACAGAGGGAGGATTTTGATGTGCTATGCCTGCAAGAAACGAAAATTCAG GAGAAAGATGTTGACGTCATCAAGGAAAGTCTACTTGAAGGGTATACCAATAGTTTCTGGACATGTAGTGTGTCAAAGCTTGGCTATTCAGGGACTGCCATAATTTCACGG GTGAAACCACTTTCTATCAAGTATGGGCTTGGTGTACCAGACCATGATACAGAAGGGAGGATTGTGACGGTGGAATTTGATGATTTTTACTTGCTAACCGCTTATGTGCCGAATTCCGGTGATGGTCTCAAAAGATTG ACTTACAGAGTCACAGAGTGGGATCCATGCCTTGGTAACTACATGAAA GAATTGGAAAAATCGAAACCTGTCATACTAACTGGTGATCTTAACTGTGCGCATCAGGAGATTGATATACATGATCCTGCT GGAAATAGTAGAAGTGCCGGCTTCACAAAAGAAGAAAGGAAATCGTTCGAGACTAATTTTCTGTCCAAAGGGTTCGTGGATACGTTTCGGAAACAGCACCCTGATGTTGTTGGATATAGCTACTGGGGTTATAGGCATAATTGCCGGAAGACTAATAGAG GTTGGCGCCTGGATTACTTCCTCGTGTCGGAGTCCATCGCAGAAAGAGTCCACGACTCATACATCCTCCCAGACGTTTCTGCCAGTGACCACAGCCCACTCGGCCTCATACTGAAGCTCTAG
- the LOC123062317 gene encoding DNA-(apurinic or apyrimidinic site) endonuclease, chloroplastic isoform X3 produces the protein MSERTRITYSRRAVSKNSEIKKDEQTVIEKEDDTESTLEIERIRGDPSMLQSMTVKELKELTRRMGVAARGNKKDLVSALMESLGEEVIGKEGASTIEQIGPSEVPSKRKGAASVVVEQKLETSEVISATPSKRSRTKQKSIKGTTPEENPVTTVKINKTSHKKETVVANGAIAKAGLGLNVDGAEPWTVLVHKKPQAEWIPYNPKVMRPPPLSKDTRALKILSWNVNGLKALVKNRGFSVHELAQREDFDVLCLQETKIQEKDVDVIKESLLEGYTNSFWTCSVSKLGYSGTAIISRVKPLSIKYGLGVPDHDTEGRIVTVEFDDFYLLTAYVPNSGDGLKRLTYRVTEWDPCLGNYMKELEKSKPVILTGDLNCAHQEIDIHDPAGNSRSAGFTKEERKSFETNFLSKGFVDTFRKQHPDVVGYSYWGYRHNCRKTNRGWRLDYFLVSESIAERVHDSYILPDVSASDHSPLGLILKL, from the exons ATGAGTGAGAGGACGCGGATTACCTATTCACGTAGAGCTGTGTCTAAGAACAGTGAGATCAAGAAAGATGAACAAACAGTCATAGAAAAG GAAGATGACACTGAAAGCACATTGGAGATAGAGCGAATCAGAGGTGACCCTAGTATGCTCCAATCCATGACAGTGAAAGAACTCAAGGAACTCACAAG GAGGATGGGAGTTGCTGCGAGAGGTAACAAGAAAGATTTGGTATCAGCTCTGATGGAATCTCTGGGTGAGGAAGTAATTG GTAAAGAGGGAGCATCAACCATTGAGCAGATTGGCCCATCAGAAGTACCTTCAAAAAGAAAAGGTGCCGCTTCAGTAGTGGTTGAACAAAAGCTAGAAACTTCTGAAGTTATTTCCGCAACTCCTAGCAAGAGAAGTAGAACCAAGCAGAAATCAATTAAGGGCACCACTCCGGAGGAGAACCCTGTGACTACTGTCAAGATAAATAAAACATCACACAAGAAGGAAACAGTTGTTG CCAATGGTGCTATTGCAAAGGCGGGGTTGGGTCTTAATGTGGATGGTGCAGAGCCTTGGACTGTACTTGTACACAAGAAGCCACAGGCTGAGTGGATTCCATACAATCCTAAGGTCATGAGGCCTCCACCCCTTAGCAAGGATACAAGGGCGCTAAAGATTCTATCATGGAATGTCAATGGACTGAAAGCTCTAGTAAAAAATAGGGGCTTCTCTGTTCATGAGTTAGCACAGAGGGAGGATTTTGATGTGCTATGCCTGCAAGAAACGAAAATTCAG GAGAAAGATGTTGACGTCATCAAGGAAAGTCTACTTGAAGGGTATACCAATAGTTTCTGGACATGTAGTGTGTCAAAGCTTGGCTATTCAGGGACTGCCATAATTTCACGG GTGAAACCACTTTCTATCAAGTATGGGCTTGGTGTACCAGACCATGATACAGAAGGGAGGATTGTGACGGTGGAATTTGATGATTTTTACTTGCTAACCGCTTATGTGCCGAATTCCGGTGATGGTCTCAAAAGATTG ACTTACAGAGTCACAGAGTGGGATCCATGCCTTGGTAACTACATGAAA GAATTGGAAAAATCGAAACCTGTCATACTAACTGGTGATCTTAACTGTGCGCATCAGGAGATTGATATACATGATCCTGCT GGAAATAGTAGAAGTGCCGGCTTCACAAAAGAAGAAAGGAAATCGTTCGAGACTAATTTTCTGTCCAAAGGGTTCGTGGATACGTTTCGGAAACAGCACCCTGATGTTGTTGGATATAGCTACTGGGGTTATAGGCATAATTGCCGGAAGACTAATAGAG GTTGGCGCCTGGATTACTTCCTCGTGTCGGAGTCCATCGCAGAAAGAGTCCACGACTCATACATCCTCCCAGACGTTTCTGCCAGTGACCACAGCCCACTCGGCCTCATACTGAAGCTCTAG
- the LOC123062318 gene encoding DNA-(apurinic or apyrimidinic site) endonuclease, chloroplastic gives MPKGGGKVLNPGIVFSLFSPPVLLLRTRRRHLLTLARTAALRATSRRLFWNQAKMTSKQEPWTRLSHSTKLPGWVAYNPRTMRPPPLSGDTKQMKILSWNVNGLRNIVQSGGFSSALAQRENFDVLCLQETHLKEGDVKDFMNLIPGYEYNYWSCSVARLDYSGTGVISRVKPISVQYGIGIAEHDQEGRVITLEFENFYLVNAYVPNSGRGLRRLVYRVDSWDPSFADFVEKLESFKPVIVCGDLNCARQSIDIHNPPAKTEDAGFTEEERESFQINFDMRGFVDTFRKQHPKAVGYTFWGENQRRNDKGWRLDYFLASGSIIDRVHDSYILPDVTSSDHSPIGLVLKL, from the exons ATGCCCAAAGGGGGAGGAAAGGTGTTAAACCCAGGGAtcgtcttctccctcttctctccccCCGTCCTCCTCCTGCGAACCCGGCGGCGTCATCTGCTAACCCTCGCCAGGACGGCGGCGCTCCGTGCCACTTCTCGCCGACT TTTTTGGAATCAGGCAAAGATGACGAGCAAGCAGGAGCCCTGGACTCGACTTTCCCACAGTACGAAGTTACCAGGATGGGTCGCGTACAATCCAAGGACCATGAGGCCTCCACCATTGAGCGGCGACACCAAGCAAATGAAGATTCTATCCTGGAATGTCAATGGGCTGAGAAATATTGTACAGTCAGGAGGTTTCTCTTCTGCATTGGCTCAGAGGGAGAATTTTGATGTGTTGTGTCTTCAAGAGACACATTTGAAG GAGGGTGATGTTAAAGATTTCATGAACCTGATACCTGGGTATGAGTATAATTATTGGTCATGCAGTGTCGCGAGGCTTGACTATTCAGGGACTGGAGTAATTTCACGG GTAAAACCAATCTCTGTCCAATATGGAATTGGCATAGCTGAACATGATCAGGAGGGCAGGGTTATTACTTTGGAGTTTGAGAACTTTTACTTGGTGAATGCTTATGTCCCAAATTCTGGCCGTGGTTTACGTAGACTG GTTTACAGGGTTGATAGCTGGGATCCATCTTTCGCCGACTTTGTAGAA AAACTGGAAAGTTTCAAGCCAGTAATTGTTTGTGGTGATCTCAACTGTGCTCGTCAGAGTATTGACATTCACAATCCTCCA GCCAAAACTGAAGATGCAGGTTTCACAGAAGAAGAGAGGGAATCATTCCAGATAAACTTTGATATGAGAGGCTTCGTTGATACCTTCAGAAAGCAGCATCCCAAGGCTGTGGGTTACACCTTCTGGGGTGAAAATCAGCGGCGTAACGACAAAG GTTGGCGGCTGGATTACTTTCTTGCGTCAGGATCCATCATCGACAGGGTTCATGATTCGTACATCCTCCCGGACGTGACATCCAGCGACCACAGTCCAATTGGCCTTGTGCTCAAGCTCTAG
- the LOC123062319 gene encoding uncharacterized protein — protein MAERRSGYRDWDRAAAEAGRCWRPPRSQAHGGGNVSVPLWEKKFCIDACSIPWGKLCEAKKLMSLYTNIVDWDDSGAFEAFKDAKDRFCAAYHGQPCYIPLPDPDMYIDVVNPDEYIDPELVADLERSRRRAPRRDNTAPDCWDSFIFADKPVPATGWGDGDTTNTIGQQCSVNWDNHVEQQLLEANCKQSSGNWDSYVSQPAETFVQQSSGNWDTYVEQQGQTSGWAAPIMPCTSNWGMNSGDPWNHDYGWGSPAIQTDSWGDQKDSYCVSDNQAQGSSDGHWRRRNSQSGRRNSRNRDRGGPISSKAMKSKYQADEHGGANNGWRHCRVRDGMQYSYEQPGYSNQSLAM, from the coding sequence GTGGTGGAAATGTGTCTGTTCCACTATGGGAGAAGAAATTTTGCATTGATGCTTGTTCTATACCCTGGGGTAAGCTATGTGAGGCCAAGAAACTGATGTCATTGTACACGAATATTGTTGACTGGGATGATTCAGGTGCATTCGAGGCTTTCAAAGATGCCAAGGACCGTTTCTGTGCTGCATATCATGGTCAACCTTGTTACATCCCATTGCCTGACCCAGACATGTACATTGATGTGGTCAACCCAGATGAATATATCGATCCTGAGTTGGTTGCTGATCTGGAGAGGTCACGGCGCCGTGCTCCTAGAAGGGACAACACCGCCCCAGATTGCTGGGACTCCTTCATTTTTGCAGACAAGCCAGTTCCAGCCACGGGATGGGGTGATGGGGACACAACCAACACTATCGGTCAGCAATGCTCTGTGAACTGGGATAATCATGTGGAACAACAGCTCCTTGAAGCAAATTGCAAGCAAAGCTCGGGGAACTGGGACAGTTATGTCAGTCAGCCTGCTGAAACATTTGTTCAGCAAAGCTCAGGAAACTGGGACACTTATGTGGAACAGCAAGGTCAGACAAGCGGCTGGGCGGCGCCGATCATGCCCTGCACATCCAATTGGGGCATGAATAGTGGTGACCCATGGAACCATGACTATGGCTGGGGCTCCCCAGCTATTCAGACAGATTCATGGGGCGACCAGAAAGATAGCTACTGTGTGTCTGACAACCAGGCTCAGGGCAGCTCAGACGGGCACTGGAGACGGCGAAACAGCCAGTCGGGCAGGCGGAACAGCAGGAACAGAGACCGAGGGGGTCCCATCAGCTCAAAGGCCATGAAATCCAAGTACCAGGCCGACGAGCATGGCGGCGCGAATAATGGCTGGAGGCACTGCCGAGTGAGAGATGGCATGCAGTACTCTTATGAGCAGCCTGGTTATTCCAACCAGTCACTGGCAATGTGA